The genomic region ACAGCGATGAGGTTTCCCCACGGCAGCTGCACAAAGACGTTGGGAAGCGTGATGAAGAGCAGTCCCGACCCCGCGCTGGGTTCAAGCCCAAAGGAGAAGATGCTCGGGAAGATCATCAGCCCGGCGCAGAAGGCGATCGCCGTGTCTCCCAAACAGACGACGATGCTGTTTTTAGAGAGATTAGTTTTGTCGTCAGGCAGGTAACTGCCAAAGACGATGCCGCAGCCGACGCCTACGCCGACGGAGAAGAGCGCCTGTCCCAGAGCGGCGATCAGCGCTTCGGCCGTAAATTTTGAAAAGTCTGGTCTCAGATAAAAATCAAGCCCAGCCCCGACGCCGGGTAATGTCAATGAACGTATACAAAGCAGGATCAGAATGATGATCAGCGAGGGCATACATATATTATTAAGTCTTTCAAGTCCCTTTCTGACCCCCTTGAGTAGCGCGGCGGCGATGATCACGAGCAGGATCATCGACTGCGCCGCTATGAGGTTGCCCTGAGTTCTGTAGACCTCATAGCTGTTCGCTATCTCAGTGGGCGACATACCGTCGAAGGAGCCGGTCATGAATTTGAACAAATACCCAACCAGAATGCCGAATATCGGAGTCAGATAGGCCAGCCAGCAGAACGACACGGCTATCCCCAAAAAACCGGTGATACCCCAGCCCTTTGTTTTAGAGACCTCCTGGTAGGCCGCAATTGGCTCTTTGCGCGTAAGCCTTCCAAGTGAAAATTCCATTGTCAGCAAGGGGCAGGCGATGGCGAATAGTATGACGAGGTACATCAGCAGGAAGATGCCGCCGCCGTATTTACCGACTAGATAGGGAAACCTCCAGATATTGCCGCAGCCCACGGCGCAGCCAAGCGCGGAGAAGATAAAAGATAATTTGTTGCTGAAAGTTTCTTTTGTTGACATGTTGAGTCTCTCCCTTCCGTTTTTTAATAACCGTCGGTCATGTGTGCCGTCCGTATCCAGGGCGGTTCCCGTTCATGGCTCCGGCGTTTTGCTTTCTGTGCCGGCGGCCCGTTTGACGGACGGCGCACCCGATTGCCTGATTACGCGTTAGTGATTTAGTTGATAAACTGAATTGACCGGCATTTTTCTAAAGCGCCAAGGTTCCGGCAATTTTTTCCGCGGTTTCGATGATCGTCCCGTCGGATACCAGCGTAGCGGTGCTTTCAATGTCGGGGCCGAAATAGCGGTCCTTTTCCACCGGGGGGACGACCTCTCTGATTTTATCGTGGACGGCCTTCGTCGCGCTCGCGAAGCCATCCTCCTCCTTTTGCAGCAGGTCGAAGGCGCGGGTCATCGCCATCAGCTCTATGCCCAGCACGTAGTGCAGCTTTTTAGCGACCATCAGCGATTTTCTCGCCGCCCACCAGCCCATGCTGACGGGATCTTCCCAGTTCGCGCAGGTGGGGACGCTGTCTGCCGTCGCCGGAGCGCTGAGAGAGCGTATCTCGCCCACCAGCGCCGCCGCCGTATACTGGACTATCATGTAGCAGTTGTCTACGCCGGGCCTTTCGGCGAGGAACGCGGGGTAGGTCTGATTCAGATACCTGTTAGTCAGGCGGTCCGTTCTGCGTTCCGAGAACTTCGCGAGGTTTGCCGCCGCCATACAGAGAATATCAGCGCTGCCGCTCGCGAAGGTGGAATCAAAATTGGCTCCCATCAGCGCGGTGCCGTCGCCGCCTTCTGGGAACAGCACGGGGTTATCGCTGCACGAGGCCATCTCTTCAAGAATATTCGCGGCGCAGTCCTTTATAAAGCGTTTGGACGCTCTGTGCATCTGCGGGATGCAGCGTAAAATATAGGCGTCCTGTACCTTGGCGTGGATATATTTTTTCATGATCGCGCTGTCTGAGAGCATAGCGCGGATGTTGGCCGCGCAGTTTGCCTGCTCAGGGTGTTTTTTCAGCGAATGCAGGCGCTCGTCACAGGCGAGGATCGTGCCGCGGAAGGCTTCGAAGGCCATCGCCGCCGCGACGTCCGCGGTCTGCGCCGCGATCAGGTTGTCATACAGAGCCAGCGCACTGACGCCGGTAGCGGCGTTCGCTCCGTTTGTCAGGCAGAGCCCCTCTTTGGGAGCCGGTGTCCAGGGCTTTTGCCCGATCTCCGCCAGCGCC from Cloacibacillus sp. harbors:
- a CDS encoding sodium-dependent transporter, yielding MSTKETFSNKLSFIFSALGCAVGCGNIWRFPYLVGKYGGGIFLLMYLVILFAIACPLLTMEFSLGRLTRKEPIAAYQEVSKTKGWGITGFLGIAVSFCWLAYLTPIFGILVGYLFKFMTGSFDGMSPTEIANSYEVYRTQGNLIAAQSMILLVIIAAALLKGVRKGLERLNNICMPSLIIILILLCIRSLTLPGVGAGLDFYLRPDFSKFTAEALIAALGQALFSVGVGVGCGIVFGSYLPDDKTNLSKNSIVVCLGDTAIAFCAGLMIFPSIFSFGLEPSAGSGLLFITLPNVFVQLPWGNLIAVLTVLLFMLAMLTSQIACLETLVCFATERFKISRSRSLAVIVPIMAALAWLNSVSTVSFDWFDWVTSYVFLNGGALISSIFFGWVWGPERALNAAGITSHREIWAFAIKYVVPAALLVINITSLCTL
- a CDS encoding aromatic amino acid ammonia-lyase, encoding MEVSLDISKITEAKRIRQVRLGAAPVTLKEFVAVARFGAKVSFSQEYLEQVTRSRQLAEKFLAENRKVYGLTTGFGDNVRKIIPQEQAVELQVNILRSHSVSVGEPLKKECVRAIWLMQLLSLGKGYSGIRPETLSLIAECLNNDVTPYVPQDGSVQYLAIEGQINLILMGEGRAWHNGRLMSGAEALAEIGQKPWTPAPKEGLCLTNGANAATGVSALALYDNLIAAQTADVAAAMAFEAFRGTILACDERLHSLKKHPEQANCAANIRAMLSDSAIMKKYIHAKVQDAYILRCIPQMHRASKRFIKDCAANILEEMASCSDNPVLFPEGGDGTALMGANFDSTFASGSADILCMAAANLAKFSERRTDRLTNRYLNQTYPAFLAERPGVDNCYMIVQYTAAALVGEIRSLSAPATADSVPTCANWEDPVSMGWWAARKSLMVAKKLHYVLGIELMAMTRAFDLLQKEEDGFASATKAVHDKIREVVPPVEKDRYFGPDIESTATLVSDGTIIETAEKIAGTLAL